Within the Nyctibius grandis isolate bNycGra1 chromosome 4, bNycGra1.pri, whole genome shotgun sequence genome, the region CAGAAATCAATGTGAAAAGGggctttttctaaaaaaacctTTCCAAGGCCTATGGGGAGGGGCGCTTTCCAGTGCTATAAACTCAGATGAAAAGTACCCAGATGGGGTCTTTTTTCAGACGCCAAGTCCACCGCCCCATAAGGACATGACTAGGCATGCAGGAGTCAAGGTACTCTAGGTGAGAAGTGAGTAGTTTTATCTCAGGCCTGTGCCGACGCCTTAAGGCAAGCCCTCCTGAGGTTATTTATAGGTACAGGCCCTGCATAATTAAGTGAAGAGCCCTCTTCTCCATTTGCCTTATGCCAAAGAACAGCgaagagcagagctgctaaAGAGGTGTCCAGGTCATGAACTGTTGTCTCTGTGATGCTGGCCAGATCCTGCCTCCCAGGTGGGCGGTTTCCAGCGAGGACCCACAGCTGTAGGGGCCAGGGCTGTCACTCTGGACCCACtgctggaggaggtggctgAGAAGAAAGGAACGTGCTTTGCAGGCACCCACAAAATAAGGAACTTAAGGCGCCTAGCAGTGGGGTAGGCCCAGGCTGACTATACGCCACATTGGTGAATTTGGGTCCTCACTATCTCTCTTTGACAAGTTATGTAGAAGAAAATAGAGTTTTCAATATTCCCCATGTGAAATCCTCCTTTCTTCTATAAATAGGAGCATTTTACAGGCAGTAGAAGAATAGTCCAATATTGAACACACTTGGTTCCTGCCCCACCTCTTCCTCAGCATCACCTACTCATATCACAGCAGAGATGCTTTTGGCGAGCAAATCCAGGGGAAATTACTAATACCAACGCTGTGAAAGTCCCTCCTATACGTTGAATAAGCATGTAATTTGTGTTCTGGCATTCTCCACCTCGTAGCAAGGAGTGAAAGTTTACATAAACGTCACAAGAGCATTGCATCCAACTGCTCTGCAcagattttttcttatttgtgaaATATATGCTAGGTAGGTCTGTTAAAAGCAACttgtaacaaaataaagaaaaccagtAACTTACAGGAAAGCTCTACCCTGAGCAGTAGGTAGCTTTGTGATGggagaatgattttttttcttggacttGCTCACAAGAAGTATTCACTCACTTCAGTGTTGGAAACGTGGGTTTGCTACTAAGGGAAGCATGTTCCGCAGACCAGATGAAGGGGCTGTAATGCCCAGTATTATTAGAGCAGCCAGGAATGACAGCTCAACATCGAACACCTAACACAGCTGCCTTGGTGTGGCTTTGTGAGCTTTGACAGAATATGAAGACTGTAGAGATAGAGGGGGAAACAGATGGATGCACTGCAGAGACCAGGCTCACTTAAGAGAATCTGTAATTCACCCTCCAATTATTTACCTCAGACCTCCCCTCTTTGTTCTGTCTGTGCCTGGGAATGTCTCACTTCTCATTAAGTAGGTCTTATAAAGTTATGAGAGGGTATATGTAAATAAAGAAGTTAAGTCTTAatgcacagttttaaaaaatttactAAAGGAGTCATATATACAATCATATATACGACCATCACCTTGTACTTAGCTCTCAGATACAACTTTTTGTGTTCAAAGTGCCTTGCAGCTATTGTCTGAAGCTATGGTTCTTCTGTAAAACATGAACGTGTTCCAGCTCTTCATGTCAAAGCAGAAAAGTTAAGTGACTTCACAGCCACAGCTAAAAATTACTGACAAAAGTCAGGACTGATGTTCTGGACTTCTTTTGTACACATCTCAATAGACAGCTTCTTCACAGAGATACCaactttattaataaaataatggtCTAtgtttaagttttatttttattatgtttttgttCTATAAACAAAGTAATTAAGTTAATAACATACATATAAAATCTAGGCGTACTTAAAATATTCCAGAGccacattttaaacacaaaaaggaTTTGCATGTATAGTTTTCAGCATCCTAGGCCCGATATTGCTTTAATACACAGCCATGGCAGCTCTCCAGAGATACACATGAAGAACACTTCCATTATTACAGTGGTCTTCCAGATGGCCGTGGATCTTGAGAAGTCTAAAAATAGGCTCAATGTGCGAAGTGCAAAGATGGAAcacaatgacatttttctgtgaGTGCAGTTCTACAAGTTCATTATCAGCCAGGTAGAAAACCTTCCTTTGGCAAATAAAAAACTACAATTTGAACAAAagacaatttgaaaaaaaatatacaaaatgaaattacaaaaatattgccTTTTAAAAGGCTACAAGTTCGGTCATTTTTACGTGAAAACACTATACATTAAGTATCTAGGAAAAGACCAGCAGTGTTCTTTATCAGGAGCACACCTAAAATGCAAACACACCCAGTGAGCCATCCCCTGCCACCACCAAGGCTGCTTTTCCCACACTTGTACCCCTCATGTTAATGCTTTCTCCACTAAAAGCTATAaataaaagtctgttttctaCAGATTTCTTAAGGTAAAGAAAGTGAAATCTGACCAGGATGGAAACAAAACCTGGTGCTGTCAGACCACAACACCAATGCCATAGTCCCAAGCCTCCCAGCAGAATTAATCCAGCACAGTCTGAACACAAACTAAATCTTCAGTACTGACGCACTTGTGAAGAAGATCAGTTTGTACGTGCCAGTTAACGTGAGGCTGCCAATAACCAAACGCATGCAGGAATACTGCAAGCAGCTTGGTGACAATTCCTGTAGGAAGGGGCGGGGAGGCAGCACGTATTCAGCAGATTGCTCTCCTGTACCCCTTGCTAACTTTGCttatcttccttctccttccagaCAGCGCACAAAACTCAGAGCAAGCACTCCACACTTAGACCTGCAAAACCTCTAGCTACTTTGGACACCACTGCCAATTGAACAATAAACCACATTAATTTTTTATCAGGCAAACAGAGTCACTGTCAGTTTCATGTGTGACCCAAATGACAGGTTGAACTCTggccaccaaaaccaaaaaggtaACTTTTTGGCCCACCTTGCTCCCCACTTTGCTCATTCTCAAAGAACAAATCTAACCCAGTtcccaaaatttcatttctcacACCCAGCCAATGACAGTCATAGCCATTTACtgtctccagcagctgctgcccatACAACGGTGCTGGAGCACCAAGTGTCCCTTGATACCCCCCTTCATGTTTTGGAAGTAGCAAAGGAGGGCTAGCATGACTATCTGCAACCAGAGGTGGACTGTGCCTCATCTGCTCAAGTTTAGATTCTCTTTCACCGTAATTAAAAGTGGAGCCCTTCCCAAGGGGAGAAGTGTTTGACCTGATACACAAGTAGTTCTCATCGCCCAGGCCCTGGTTAGCATTTAAGTAGTTTAAGACAGGCCTGCTGTACATGTTCTCTTTAGCTGCCAGGTACTGATGATCTTCTATACAATACTGGAAAACATCTGCATCAGAGTAGTAGTTTTCAGGGAAAGGTTTCTTCAGGTATGGATATTCCTGCGCCTGCTGCACAGGGAGTGAGAGCTGGGGGGGACTCCCCACGCTTCCCACGCCACGTGGGACCCCTTTTCCCACACAGTCCAAACCAAAGTGAGCTGGGGTCTGACCTGGGGCTCCAAAAGTGTTATCCAAGCTCCTGAAGTGAGCATCGAGCCTCGAGTACGGCTGCCCCGAGTAGAGCAATGGCTGACTGGAGTAACTCTGGTCGCCTCCTGGCAGGCCGGGCTGCGGATGGAGGAGGCTCTGGTCCGGCCCAAGACCCTGCGCCGTCCGGGACCTCTCCTggcagccgccgccgcagcGGGTCGGCTTCTGCTTGGCGCAGGCCGGCTTGGGGTACGCGGCGGCTTCGCTCTTCTTGTGGTTCAGCTGCCGGGCTCTCCTGTTCTGGAACCACACCTACGAGGCCAGGAGAGACTGAGCGCCCGCCCCGCCTCGGCCCGGCCGCCGCAagccgccccgccgccctctCACCTGGATCCTGGACTCGGGGATGTCGGTGAGGCCGGCGAGCTGCTCCCGCAGGGCGATGCCGGGGTAGGGCTCCTTCTCGAAGGCGCggaccagcagctccagctgggcCTTGCTGAAGGTGGTCCGCTTCCTCCGGCCGCCCTCCCGCCCCGCGCTGGGGGCGCCGGGCCGCGCCCGGGCCTCGTCTGCGGGCACAGGGGAGCGGCCGTCAGGGgcgccgagccgagccgcgctcccccggccccgccgcccccaccAACCCGCCCTGCCCTCCCCgtcccccgccgctccccggggaGGCTTACcggtggggccggggctggcgggcAGGCTGGCGAGCTCCATGCGGGCCGAAGTCTGCGGGCGGTGGGGCGGCCTAGGCCGCTCCCCGCCTTATGAGCCCTCCGCCCCGGCCGTTAGCGACCCCCACCCGCCCAggccggccccgccgggccTCCGAGGGTGACTCAGAGCCGTCTCCCACACCTCCATTGTCATCCCATCACCAAAATACACATAATGAGGTCTTGCCCCATCGAAGGAGCCAGAGCGTCTCCCAGCGaagcccccgccgccgccacaaaCCCATCCACCTTTCTTTAATTCAAATGTCTAGTGGACAATTTAATGAAGTTATCTTTCACCTTCGGTTCGGCCCTCTGAGAAGTCCCCCTTCACACCGCAGGCCTGGGGCTCTGCTGGAAACCCGGGGCTCCCCCAGATGCACGGAGGCCTCCACACCACCGTTCTCCCAAAGGGAAACCGGCCCAGCTCTGCACCCAGGTGACACGTCCTTGTCTTCCCCGTTCTGTTACCCTGCTCTTACTCCCATCCATGGGATATTTCTCATCGACTCAACTGCAGTTAATAAAACGCTGGTGGCTTTACTAGACATGGCATCAAAACCATGTTCACAGTAAAGGACAAAGCATCCCCCAGCACTCTCGGTCACCTGGGGGAGAAGGAGCAGTCTCCCGAGTGCCTGCGGAAGAGCTTAGCAcaaccttttcctttcttagggctgctttttttcctccagacagCTCTACTCATCCAAGTCATGTACAGAACAAACAAGGTCTGTGCTTTCAGCCCAAGGTGAAATCATGACCAACTTACTAATCCAAAAGAGAGGccagaaatattatttaagaGAGCCAAGAGTGACGTAAGGACTTACAGGGAACGACAGTTGCAATGCTGAAAAGGATTAGATGCTAGAACAGGATTAGAACAGCAGCAAATCAATTAGGTAATGTAATAATTTGTCAAATGAGACCATTACTGCCTATCACTGAAGGTGTTCAAGAACAACGGCATCATTACTTCATGTGTTTTTCATCTCAACTTGCCCCCATTCATTTCTCAGCCTTGGGACCCACACCGTCTTGTTCTGAAGCTAAAGAGTATGGGGACAAAGTCTGCAAGCTGTTACATACTAATTGCACTCTGTAGGGACCATTGCGTCCACCATTCAAGTAGTCACTTTCAGGGTGAGCTGGGCGAGGGTTTTAACATTAACCACCACAGTGGTTCACAACAAAAATGAGTGCTTTCCCAGACAGGGGCGACAGTCAGCCCCTGTGAGTCTAGTACTCCAGAGATAGCAGCTCTGTCCGTAAGGCAAGGTAAATGCCCTCAGAAACCACTTTacctaaataatattttcaagcaGAAGTATATACGAAGGCAGTGAGAATTTCAGAGGGATGACTGCAGCATGTAGTTTAAAACATCTGGAAACAACAGCTTGAAGCATTTTTCTCACTACTCCCCTTTCTTCCACCATATCATTCCCATGAGCCTGGACTGTCATAGCACAGATACATCCCAcaagatttcttttctcctccagagCTCCAGGATAATTTGGAGATATTCCTTTCCaggtaaataataaaatttgtatttaagCAAGAATTCGCGtgtggaagaagggaaaaaagcagccaTGTGGCAAGTGGTTCATCAGTTCTAGGTACAGTCAAGGTGTGCTGCTAGTCCTTTGGTTTTAGTTAACTTTTAATACTCAGATACATACATAGGGAGGGGTAGATGAAGGCTCAGACACAATAAGCAGACATACAAAGCTTGGTGGCATAGTTTTATTGACAGTGTTCTCTACAGCAAATCCAGCTCCAACTACTCCTTCTAAGTATGCAGGGTGCAATTCTACCTGCTTTTAAGCCCCCATATGGCTTCGCACACAGTCCTGTGCATGCACCTTCAGTGCACACTTGACTAGAATATGAGCCAACTCACAGAGCTACTCTTTCCAAAAACTGATCAATTCTTTTTGTCCAGGTTAGTTTTTGGCGAGCTTAATTCAAGCAACAGCATGGGATGGGGATGCACAGGAGCAGAGGGTAAAAGAGAGTTGGAGAGCCCCGATTTAAACTGGCACAAGAAAGTATGGAATTGCATATGACCTTTCCATCTCTCTGCAACTCCATACCATCCATGGAGTGCATAATAAACTGGATTGAGGATACCAAGGATGTTTGTAGGGTACAAAGACAGCTTACTCATTCAGTCTGGCCACAGGGAAGGCTAGAACAAATGCTGTCGTTTTTCTTTCCGGATTTCAAATTTTCATGGCAGAAAACATCATCTCATAGGAATAACTACAGCACAAAGCTGACCCTGCAGGCAGCCTGCAATGTTGATCTCAAAAGCAGAGGGAAGCCACCCCCTccagcacacacatacacaccttATAGCCACAGCCAGTGCCGAAGAGATAAGGAGGAGTCAGCAGAGGCTTGCACCAACTTGCGCTGCTTGCTAATAGAGACTGTCCATCACTGCTAGCTAGGTCAAATAGACTAGGCTTTTGTTAACATCCTCTGGCTATGGAGAGAGCAGTTCACACTTCCCGGAGTTATTGTTTCAGGCACTCTGCCAGGCAGCCTCTTTACACCCTTCATTTTCGGAGATTTTCTTTGCAATGCTAATTGATAGAGACTTAGATTTcgagttttgtttttaagtgagATTCCAGGAAAGAAGATGGCAATCTTtgcctccccctcctcttcctgctcttctgctgaGACATATGGACTTGACCTAACATAAGAACTAATTTCTGCTACAGCTACAGTTTGACCATACCCTAATCCAGGCAGCAACACTGACCAGCCCTTGCTGCCAGTGTTCCCTTGGCATCATCATGCTGTTGCATGCCATGAGCTCCCCCATCTCTAAACTGTATTGGGAAAATAGtattcctccccaccccatatTTTTGATTAATTTCACGAACGGGGGAATGGGAAGAGTGTGGGGAAAGAAGCAGGAATACCCAAAGCAGCATGCTTAACAAAAGCAGCATCTCTTCGGTTCCTAGGTTTTCTTCAGGCTCCCATCAAAATCCATGGAATTTTGTTATAGATTTCAGTAGACTCCAAATGTGGAAACCCACTGTGTCCTCTGCCAGCATTCCTTTATGCCAGAGTCGTGGTATATGTGCATCTACAGAGGAATCCAAATCACACGTGGAATATGttgaaaatacaataaaaaattaagGATATGTATGTAAAGGACATTTAGGAGAGGCAACACATCTGTTAGACAAGGACTAGCCACAGTGCTCCTTAAAAcgtctctgaaaaaaaagtttgcatcTATCCTAGTCTGGATCACGGCATCAGgagctcctctcctctctccctccagaGCAGCTCTAGTGTCAGGAGATGCAGAGGTGGCCCCAAAATCATGCTAGCATGAGTGGGATGCCGAATTACCCAGTGCAGCATGGGCCCTGTCACCAGGCGCCTGCCTGGGGACTCTTAGGACAAGCATAGCCATCAAGAAATCCCTACATCAAACATTTTCTATGGCAGTACAATGCTATTGATGTTTAAGCAGAACTTTATCCCGAAGGAGGCAAGATCAATTTCACTAGTTGGTCTTCAGACATCAACACCTCATAAAAAGAATGCTCATGCCCTGCTTATCTGGAGTGCAGCTTTAATTATCTTTTGGTACACCTTTTGCAGCCCATTACTTACCAGTCAACACTGCTTTAATTATGGGCTTGGCAGTAAAAGGCAGCTCTTacatcactgaaataaaaatgctacaAAACAACCCCGGAGAACTGCAAAGAGATTTCATGTTCAAATGTAAAACTCTGGGATTCAGCAAAACAACGTGGATTCTCTTCCACAAAGATTTCTCCCTATGCGCAGTACTGTCATAGCCACATGTGCCCAGGAACCCTCCAAAGAGCATGAGCAGCCAAGTGATGGTTGTGCTCTCACCTGCTCTTCAGGGAAAGGAGCATTTACAGCAGCATCTCTTGTTTTGATAATAACTCAGTGGCCAGACATGCACACTTCCATGATGCCTCAGGGCAAGCAGGATGGAGGCACATTTTGCACCTTGAGCAAAAAGAGGGCAAAACTTATGATAATCCTTGCTTTCTAAGAGCATACATTCCCCAGTCCAGAACTGGCTCTCGAGAGACCTGTCACCTGCACCACTGAGCTTTCTCTTACAGTAAATGCCTTTATTATGCCAAAGCATTGCTCTAGCCTTTTTTCCTACctggaaaaaaagttgtttccaACACTTCAAGGGGGAGGAAAACAATATTGCTGAAAACATCATGCACTTTTGAGACATAGCAGTCTTGCTCTGACTCAGTTCCCATTAAAATCTATAGATTTCAAGATGAAAAAGGCATTAGGCCAGTTTCACATAACTTTTGAATAATCTCACACTTAagtttttcttatatttaatcCTTAAAATAATTCATGGCACTGATGGTAATTATCTGAAATCTAGGGTAACTAAAAAAATGGTCATACTCACTAAGACCAAATGTCTGTCTAGCCTCATATTTAACTCTTCAGCAATGGCCAAAAATGGATACCTATCTACGGAAGGTAGGTATCTATCACCAGCTCAGTCAGCAACATACTGGTACTTTTACCTAGCAATGATGATGACGACCTTGGTCATTTTCAGCCCAGAGACTTCCTGACGTGGATGAGAGTTTCTAAGCACATAGAAAACACAATATGCTTCTATTTTGTGAATTTATTCAGTCTTTTTCTGAATCTATGTAAAATTTTAGCTTCCAAAGCATCCCCCAACTACGACTTAACTATGTGTTACATGAAATAACACTTACTTTTATATGTTCTTAACATGTTGCCTGCTGCAATCATTTGGTGTTTGCTGCCTACCACACAAGAATGTGGAATGACCTTCACTGGTTCCAGTGGTTCACACTGCCCATTTTTTCATCAAACCCCATCAGTAGTTTCCCCCTTCAGCCACCTCTTTGCCAGACTGAAGAATCCCATCTTACTCATGGCAGCTGGTCCATGATTACTCACCCTACAGTAACTGCTCCATGCCTTCGATCATTCACATTGTCCTTTTCAGAGCTTTTTCCAGTTCTACTGTATCCTTCCTGAGATAGATAGGAAGACTAGAAGGACTCTCAGAATTTAAGATGCAGAGGAATCATGTTATTTTAAGTATTATGATGATAATGTTCTTTTCTCCATTGCTTTCCTAATAGCTCCtaacatttgctttgctttttttgaccATCACTGAGCTTGCATTCTCATAAAACTATCTATCAAACTCCAAGATCTCATTTCTGAGTTGTAATGGTAATCTATTCTCTGAACCTGAAAATGGTTTATTACTTGTACTGTCATTATGCTGCCTACTGGTGAGATTTTGAGTCCTGTGACAATCTTGAAAGAAATTGTCATCCCTTTCAAATAGAAGACTGccttgatttttaaaggaaataagaCCCCAGGTAAAACTGAAGCCAAAATACTTGTAGACTTTGTGTCTTTTATTAAATGGTAGCCTGGTGGTGCCCAACAccattcattttccttctggACAGTAGAAGAAAAGTCCTGGGAGATGGATGTAGGATAGCACAGACTTGCTGGGAAGGTAGTGCTTAGTGCTCCCACTCTCACACAATACAGTGTCTCCTGCTCTGGTGGAGGGAATTCTCTCTTCTGTGGGACAGACCCACCTCACACAGCCACACAGAACACTGATTGAGAGTTTGGACAGCCTGAGCCTGTAAAGACTTAGGATGACCACAGGGAAGAGCAAATCAGCAGAGTCGAGTCTGCACTAGCGCAGGAATGGGCTGGAGTAGGATCTCCACTTTTAATAAGCCTAACACATAGATTATCAGTATTGACCCTTTTGAACGCCAAGCAGAAAAGCTTCACAGGAACCCATGCAGTAGCAAACGTGTTTACTAAAATCCTGCCTCaagaaacatcaaaaaattGTGTACAAAATATCCTCCTGAAATCCAGCCTGGCCTCCAGAGGATTACTGAGTGCAGCTCAGTCTGGCAAGCCCTCGCTTGCTCCAGCACCACTGAGgtaaaaacaatttcttttaattgtaGCAGTATTTTATGCCCAGTAGTCAGGTTCACAGTCTGCATTACTTTATGGTAATCCTTTCCCGCGTACTCCCTGCCATCTCCTTCCCTTTGTAAGAAAATCTCTGTCATCGTCCTCACTCATGCTGTTTGCGTAACTGGCAGATGCTCTATGACTGATCAGCTCCAGAAACACTTGTGGATTCTTAGCACTTAAGAGGATCAGACCTCTGAACTGCAGATGTTTTAGGACAAGGACTATATCTTTTTCTTGTGCTGGCAGAATACAAACACATCCACATGATACTATAGAAATACAACAA harbors:
- the LOC137661803 gene encoding uncharacterized protein yields the protein MELASLPASPGPTGKPPRGAAGDGEGRAGWWGRRGRGSAARLGAPDGRSPVPADEARARPGAPSAGREGGRRKRTTFSKAQLELLVRAFEKEPYPGIALREQLAGLTDIPESRIQVWFQNRRARQLNHKKSEAAAYPKPACAKQKPTRCGGGCQERSRTAQGLGPDQSLLHPQPGLPGGDQSYSSQPLLYSGQPYSRLDAHFRSLDNTFGAPGQTPAHFGLDCVGKGVPRGVGSVGSPPQLSLPVQQAQEYPYLKKPFPENYYSDADVFQYCIEDHQYLAAKENMYSRPVLNYLNANQGLGDENYLCIRSNTSPLGKGSTFNYGERESKLEQMRHSPPLVADSHASPPLLLPKHEGGYQGTLGAPAPLYGQQLLETVNGYDCHWLGVRNEILGTGLDLFFENEQSGEQGGPKSYLFGFGGQSSTCHLGHT